TGATATTATTAATGGTCCAAGAAAAAAAAGAATTGCAAAAGGATCTGGAACGACAATACAAGATATCAACAGATTATTAAAACAATTCGAAGATATGAAAAAAATGATGAAACAAATGACAAACATGCAATCCAAAGGGAAAAAAAAGATGAAAATGCCTGGTTTAGACTCGCTTTTTAAATAATTTTTCCATAAAAAAAAAGGGTGTTAAGAAAAAACACTTTACAAACAAATAAAAGCTTGATAATATACTATCTTGTGTGAAACTATTCGGAGGTGCAATAAAAATGGCAGTTAAAATTCGTTTAAAACGTATGGGAGCAAAAAAATCTCCTTTCTATCGTATTGTAGTAGCAGACTCTCGCGCTCCACGTGATGGTCGTCAAATTGTAACAGTAGGTACTTATAATCCACTTACTAAACCAGCTGAAGTTAAAATTAACGAAGAATTAGCGTTAAAATGGCTTCAAGATGGTGCGAAACCATCTGATACAGTACGTAACTTGTTCTCAGAACAAGGAATTATGGAAAAATTCCATAACGCAAAACTCGGCAAATAATCGGAGGGGACAATGTGAAGCAGCTGATCGAAGCAATCGTAAAACCATTAGTTGATTATCCAGACAAGGTTCAGATTGAAAAAGAAGAAAGCGTAAACCGTATAGTTTATAAGCTATCTGTTCATCCTGAAGATATGGGGAAAGTAATTGGCAAACAAGGGCGAGTAGCGAAAGCGATTCGTACTATTGTTTACTCAGCGGCAGGCAGTCACCAGAAGAAAAAAACATATGTCGACATTCTAGATTAATGTACAAAAAGGGAGAACAATTTGTTCTTCCTTTTTTGATAGGAGGTATTTTTATGGAATGGTTTAACGTTGGTAAAATCGTAAATACACATGGTATTTGGGGAGAAATTCGTGTTATATCTACCACAGACTTTCCTGATGAACGCTATGAAGTAGGAAGTGAACTTGGGCTTTATAAAGCAGATGGATCAAAACCGATTATTGTGAAAGTGGCTAGTCATAGAAAACATAAAAACTTTGATTTGTTAACATTTGAAGGATATACATTGTTAAAGGATGTTGAACTTTTAAAAAATGCGCTATTAAAAGTATCAGAAAAGTATCTTTCTGACTTAGAAGATAATGAATACTACTTTCATGAAATTATAGGATGTACAGTTGAATCAATTGAAGGTGAAACGATAGGTAAAATCACTGAAATTATTCAAACAGGCGCCAATGATGTATGGACGGTTCAACCAACTATAGGGAAGACACATTATATTCCTTATATTGAGGATGTAGTAAAAACAATAGATATTGAAAACAAAAAAATTATTATCGAAGTGTTAGATGGTTTATTATCATGATGAACATTCATATTCTTTCCCTATTTCCCGAAATGTTTGCAGGTGTTTTTAATACATCCATTTTGAAAAAAGCACAGGAAAAGAATGAAGTAGTTCTAAATGTATTGAATTTCCGAGACTTTTCTGGAAACAAGCATCACCAAGTAGATGATTATCCTTACGGTGGAGGGGCGGGCATGGTATTAAAGCCGGAACCGCTCTTTAATGCAGTAGAGTCTCTTACAACAAATACTGAGCAAAAGCGACGCATCATATTACTATGTCCTCAAGGAGAACGCTTTTCCCAACAAAAAGCGGAAGAACTTTCTCAAGAGGAAGAGCTAATATTCATTTGCGGGCATTATGAAGGATATGATGAACGTATTCGCGAGCATCTGATAACTGATGAAATTTCTTTGGGAGATTTTGTGCTTACAGGAGGAGAGTTAGCCGCAATGACGATTGTAGACAGTGTCGTGAGGCTATTACCGAATGTTTTAGGAAATGCAGAGTCACATGAAAAAGATTCCTTTTCAACTGGTCTTCTCGAGCATCCGCATTACACTCGTCCGGTAGAGTATCGAGGATACAAAGTACCCGATGTGTTATTATCAGGAAATCATGCGGAGATTGAAAAATGGAGAAGAGAACAGTCTCTGAAAAGAACAGCAGAAAGAAGACCAGAGTTATTAGAAACAGCTGAATTGACTGATAGAGATAAACAAGTCCTTCGAGTGTTAAAATCGTATCATAAATAAACTATTAAATTATTGCACCAAGAGACCTGTTATGTTATATTCTATTATGTGCTTCTATGTGAAGTGCGCATTTTGGGTGTTCCGCTGCAACGAATAATGTGTGTAAGAACATTCTATACAAGGAGAGAAAATGATGCAAAACATTATTTCAGAAATCACAAAAGAACAATTACGCTCAGATCTTCCTACTTTCCGTCCAGGTGACACAGTTCGTGTACACGTTAAGATCGTAGAGGGAACTCGTGAACGTATTCAAATGTACGAAGGTATTGTTATTCAACGTCGTGGTGGTGGAATAAGCGAAACTTTCACAGTTCGTAAAATTTCATCAGGTGTTGGGGTTGAACGTATTTTCCCAGTTCACACGCCAAAAATTGCACTTTTAGAAGTAATTCGTCGTGGTAAAGTTCGTCGTGCTAAATTGTTCTACTTACGCGATCTACGCGGTAAAGCGGCTCGTATTAAAGAACGTCGCTAATAGTAAAAAAGTAAATGTTGTAGCAAAAGTGAAGCCACTTTTGCTACAACATTTTTTCATAAAAGCAAAAGAAAATTAGTTCATATTCATACTCATTTTCGTTTCAAGACTTCTTTTTACGCTTTGTCTCACATAAAGTAAAATCGTTATATAGAGAAATGGTTGCTTTAATACACTTTTTTCCTTTTATAAAATAGCAAAAGGTGAAATTATATTTTTTAGCTGCTGATATCTCTTTAATAAGTGTCTATCACTTAGATATGTCACAAAAACGCTCGGAAATCATTACTAAAAATAAAATTTTTTCTTTTCTTTTTGCTTGAAATAGATTTTCCTTGTACAATAAAGGGAGTATATAAAGGGGGCAAGTTGATGGAACGAGTGAAGAAAGAAAAGAACGAATTATGGGAATGGTCCAAAGCCCTGTTAATTGCCTTTGGTATCGCCGCGATTATTCGTTTCTTTTTATTTACACCAATAGTAGTAGACGGTGAATCAATGATGCCGACTTTAAAAAATGGTGACCGAATGGTTGTCAATAAAATTGGTTATATGGTTGGTGAACCACATCGTTTTGATATAGTTGTATTTCATGCCCCAGAGCAAAAAAATTACATTAAACGTGTAATTGGACTTCCTGGAGATCGTGTTGAATATAAAAATGATCAGCTATACATTAACGGCAAAGCAATTCCAGAACCATATTTAGATCCGTACAAAAGTGAAATAACGGAGGGGTCTTTAACAGATGACTTCACGTTAGAAGAGACTGCTGCTCAAGTGGATAAAATTCCAGAAGGCTATATTTTTGTCATGGGAGATAACCGAAGATACAGTAAAGATAGTCGACTTATTGGTTTGGTTGCAATTGATGAGATAATTGGAAATACAAATCTCGTTTTCTGGCCATTTGATGAAATTGGCTTTGTGAAATAGTAAAAACGAAAGTTATCGGAATATTTGAAAGTTAGAAAGTAGAAGAGTAGATACTTTCTCATCCTTTAAAGGAGGAGATATAACATGACCATACAATGGTTTCCGGGTCACATGGCCAAAGCAAGAAGAGAAGTTACAGAGAATTTAAAACTGGTGGATATCATTTTTGAATTAGTGGATGCAAGATTGCCGTTATCTTCTAGAAATCCGATGATTGATCAAGTCGTACATCAAAAAACGAGATTACTTATATTAAATAAGATGGATATGGCTGATGAAACGGAAACAAAAAAATGGATAGCCTATTTTGACTCAAAAGGGCTTCCTACAGTGGCGATAAACTCTTTAGAAGGAAAAGGTCTACAGGCTGTCTTTAAAGCCGCTAAAGAGCTTTTAAAGCCCAAATGGGATCGAATGAATGAACGAGGTATTAAACCTCGTGCAATTCGTGCGATGATCGTAGGTATTCCGAATGTTGGAAAATCTACACTGATTAATCGATTTGCGAAAAAGAATATTGCGAAAACTGGTAATACACCTGGCCTTACTAAAAGGCAGCAATGGATAAAAGTCGAAAGGGAAATCGAATTACTGGATACACCTGGTATTCTTTGGCCGAAATTCGAAGACCAACAAGTTGGCTATAAACTTGCATTAACCGGAGCTATCAAAGATGCTCTGATCAATATGGAAGATTTGGCAGTGTACGGACTTCGATTTTTACAAGAACATTATCCAAGGCGCATGCAAGAAAGATATCAATTAACAGAAGTTAGTGAGGACTTAGTGGAAACTTTCGATCACATTGGAAAGTTGAGGAGATGTTTTGCTGGCGGTGGAGAGATTGACTACGATCAAGTAGCCGAACTAATCGTACGAGATATTCGAAATCTACATTTAGGTCGCTTAACTTTTGATAATGTAACTGAATAAAACAAAAATAATTTACCCTTTTTGCCATTTGGTGAAAAGGGTTTTCTCGATTTTTCAATAAATATACCGATACATATATTAAGACGTGTCTGTTGATTAACCATCTTCAACTATTTAATGAAACACTCTGTGGCTCACAGTTTTATATTTCAGTTCGCTTTTTAGATATATTACGTCGTAAGAAAGTTGCCGCTGGGATTTCCGCTGCAGGGCGGACGCTTTCCACCGGGTGAGCGATGAGCCTTCACCGCCGCTACGCGTTCGTTGTGAAGTCTCATTTGCCCACTCATCCGGTAGGAGTCGCCGCCCTTTCGCTTCAACCCAGAAGAAACATATTAACTATTCAGTAGTATTGTGCAAAGTTATCCACTCTACTAATCCGGATATTATCACCCAATAAATAATGCGCAACATACGGAATATTTTCAATGGAGACATATAATTTAATGCAAAGCTAAGTCTTTATTAAGAGAAAGTAGTCGCATTCTCTCCATGATTTGACTCGTCCAACCATTTATTGGATTTTATTTTAGATAATATAGTTAAGATTAATAAGTGAATAGTGACACTGAATAGTTAGCAAATATGCTGGATTGCAGCGGCAGGTGGCGACTCCGAAGGGATCAGGGAGACAGATGAGACAGCACAAACGGCGCACATGCGCCGGTGCTGGCTCATCGCTCCCCCCTCGGAAAGCGTCCACCTAGAGCGGAAATCCTGGCGGTCACTAAGACGCATTATATTGATTGCTTGTACTCAATACTAATAATCTCATGCCAAGTTAAAGCTTTGTTATAAGACAAACGACTTTATTTATAGGTTTAATTTGGCATGGGATGACACCTATTAAGGTACAATATCCATATATTTCTCCATAACGGAAGCTATCTTGCGGTTAGCAAAAAATAAGCATGCATCTTATGAGCGAAAGCGCCTATCCTGTGGTAACGAATCCTGATTGCTCGTAATTTACGTGACAGCACTCACTAAATAGCCGGCAACTCACGTTGATTGTAGCGTAAGGCGGCGACTCCTGCCGGAATAGCAAATAAATTTTGCGACGAAAGCGAAGCGGCTGAAGCCATGCCGGCGGAAAGCGTCCGCCAGAAGCGGAAATCAAAGCGAAAACTAACTAATGCGCATTATATCTATAATAAGACGGAAAACTAATCGTACATTAACTAAATGTATTAGTTGGAAAAAATATGATAATCAACAGTCATAATATTAAGACTGAGAAAGTTGATGTGATCCAAATGTTAAGCTTGAAAGAAATTAAAGGAAAGTTAGAAAGTACGATTACTTGGCAGTCTTGGATGAATGAATTGGAGACCGATAGTAGAATTGGTGCAATCAAGTTATTAAATACTTGGAAGAACAAGCAATCTCAACTTGAAAAAGAAATACTTGCACATGAAGAAAAGTGTTTGTTTGATGCAAGCTTTTGCCGACACAAGACAGACTTAGTGGCTGGTGTAGATGAAGCAGGACGCGGTCCACTTGCTGGACCAGTAGTTACAGCGGCAGTCATCTTAAATGACAATACAGATGAACTTATCGGTTTAAATGACTCCAAACAATTATCAAAGAAGAAACGGCAAGAACTAGCGATTAAAATAAAAAATAATGCAATCAGCTATTTTATTCATTTTCAATCTGTAGAAAAAATAGATGAACTTAATATCTACGAAGCAACAAAACAATCTATGACAGAAGCGGTCTTAAATTTAAAGGAACGTCCATCAGTAGTTTTGGTAGATGCGATGAAACTTCCGATTGTGATAGAAACGCACTCTATTATAAAAGGGGATGCTAAAAGTTTGGCAATTGCAGCAGCATCTATATTAGCGAAAACCGCACGTGATGACTATATGGATCAATTACATGAAGAATACCCGCAGTATTTATTTAACAAGCACGCTGGGTATGGTACGAAACAACATGTAGAGATGATCTATCAGTATGGTCCTACTATTCATCATAGGAAAACATTCGAACCGATTAAGTCATTATTAAAAAAATGAGGTGAATAAATGTCTTCTACATCTTTTTCTTCTATACGATCCCAATCGACACAAGCTATTACATCAAATACTCAAGTATCCATGAAAGAAGGACAAGTTGTTCACGGAACCATTAAAAAGTTGTTTCCAAACCAAACGGCAGAAGTACAGATTGGAAATCAAAAGGTAATTGCAAAACTTGAAACTCCACTAAAAGCGGGAGATGCTCATTTTTTTCAAGTGACCAAATCAGAGCCTGAACTGCAATTAAAAGTAGTATCAGGACCTTTGACCCAAGGAAACTCATTGGCTCAACAAGCGCAGCAACTTTTGCAAGTGATGAATTTAACTAAAACTACAGAAATGCAAGCAGTCGTTCAATTTTATCTGAAAGAACAATTACCAATTTCAAAAGACTTATTACTCCAAGTTGAACAATTATTAAAGCAACTTCCTTCAAACTCGACTATGAATGAAGGGTTAGAAGCAATCCGCAAGATGACGGAGTTGAAATTCCCTTTAACGCAACAAATAGTTGAATCTGTATTAAGCGGGAAGTCTACAAATGGTTTACAAACACTTATTCAGGATTTCAAAGTTGCATTACGAGAGGATATTTCTGTTTCTTCCAGTATAAAAAACAATATACTTCAGACTTTGCAAAAAATAGCAGAGCCATTTGGAGAGCCTGTTGCAGGAGCGTTGATAGGAAAACTAATAGAAAATTTACAAAATCCACAAATAAGCATGGGTACTAAGTTCCCTTTGCTGCAAGCGTTAAAAGAAGCAGAAGTCTTGCCAACTACAGCATCGTTGAATAACATTACTCCACAATCAATTTCGGCATCATTACCCAATTCCGCCGGGGAGATAATGACTAAGCTAAAACATGCGCCAGGCATTGAACGAAATTTAATCATTACACAACTACGAGACTGGGTAGGCACACAACCTTTGTTAACGACCGAACAAAAAGAACAAATATTATCTTTACTAAAAGATAATGGGCAGCCAATACAAACTTCGACGGTGAATAACGCACTAGTGCAAGTATTTGCAGAGCAAA
The nucleotide sequence above comes from Psychrobacillus glaciei. Encoded proteins:
- the rpsP gene encoding 30S ribosomal protein S16; its protein translation is MAVKIRLKRMGAKKSPFYRIVVADSRAPRDGRQIVTVGTYNPLTKPAEVKINEELALKWLQDGAKPSDTVRNLFSEQGIMEKFHNAKLGK
- a CDS encoding KH domain-containing protein, which gives rise to MKQLIEAIVKPLVDYPDKVQIEKEESVNRIVYKLSVHPEDMGKVIGKQGRVAKAIRTIVYSAAGSHQKKKTYVDILD
- the rimM gene encoding ribosome maturation factor RimM (Essential for efficient processing of 16S rRNA), which gives rise to MEWFNVGKIVNTHGIWGEIRVISTTDFPDERYEVGSELGLYKADGSKPIIVKVASHRKHKNFDLLTFEGYTLLKDVELLKNALLKVSEKYLSDLEDNEYYFHEIIGCTVESIEGETIGKITEIIQTGANDVWTVQPTIGKTHYIPYIEDVVKTIDIENKKIIIEVLDGLLS
- the trmD gene encoding tRNA (guanosine(37)-N1)-methyltransferase TrmD yields the protein MNIHILSLFPEMFAGVFNTSILKKAQEKNEVVLNVLNFRDFSGNKHHQVDDYPYGGGAGMVLKPEPLFNAVESLTTNTEQKRRIILLCPQGERFSQQKAEELSQEEELIFICGHYEGYDERIREHLITDEISLGDFVLTGGELAAMTIVDSVVRLLPNVLGNAESHEKDSFSTGLLEHPHYTRPVEYRGYKVPDVLLSGNHAEIEKWRREQSLKRTAERRPELLETAELTDRDKQVLRVLKSYHK
- the rplS gene encoding 50S ribosomal protein L19 → MQNIISEITKEQLRSDLPTFRPGDTVRVHVKIVEGTRERIQMYEGIVIQRRGGGISETFTVRKISSGVGVERIFPVHTPKIALLEVIRRGKVRRAKLFYLRDLRGKAARIKERR
- the lepB gene encoding signal peptidase I — its product is MERVKKEKNELWEWSKALLIAFGIAAIIRFFLFTPIVVDGESMMPTLKNGDRMVVNKIGYMVGEPHRFDIVVFHAPEQKNYIKRVIGLPGDRVEYKNDQLYINGKAIPEPYLDPYKSEITEGSLTDDFTLEETAAQVDKIPEGYIFVMGDNRRYSKDSRLIGLVAIDEIIGNTNLVFWPFDEIGFVK
- the ylqF gene encoding ribosome biogenesis GTPase YlqF, with product MTIQWFPGHMAKARREVTENLKLVDIIFELVDARLPLSSRNPMIDQVVHQKTRLLILNKMDMADETETKKWIAYFDSKGLPTVAINSLEGKGLQAVFKAAKELLKPKWDRMNERGIKPRAIRAMIVGIPNVGKSTLINRFAKKNIAKTGNTPGLTKRQQWIKVEREIELLDTPGILWPKFEDQQVGYKLALTGAIKDALINMEDLAVYGLRFLQEHYPRRMQERYQLTEVSEDLVETFDHIGKLRRCFAGGGEIDYDQVAELIVRDIRNLHLGRLTFDNVTE
- a CDS encoding ribonuclease HII; the encoded protein is MLSLKEIKGKLESTITWQSWMNELETDSRIGAIKLLNTWKNKQSQLEKEILAHEEKCLFDASFCRHKTDLVAGVDEAGRGPLAGPVVTAAVILNDNTDELIGLNDSKQLSKKKRQELAIKIKNNAISYFIHFQSVEKIDELNIYEATKQSMTEAVLNLKERPSVVLVDAMKLPIVIETHSIIKGDAKSLAIAAASILAKTARDDYMDQLHEEYPQYLFNKHAGYGTKQHVEMIYQYGPTIHHRKTFEPIKSLLKK